The proteins below come from a single Papaver somniferum cultivar HN1 chromosome 11, ASM357369v1, whole genome shotgun sequence genomic window:
- the LOC113324471 gene encoding uncharacterized protein LOC113324471, which produces MIIRSDDETSFINQTVKELLDQYGIKFHTSNVYYLQGNGQAEATNETLLTILSQTVHDHHISWHEQLPLALWAYHISKRISTGASPYSLVYGEHAIVPTKIVIPPARVAMASLTTPNEVRRFSHFDTLEERRAKAERFADKYKQRKTKYYNQKVKLRTFSENDIVLKIALHVQRDAKSEKFAAN; this is translated from the coding sequence ATGATCATTCGCTCAGATGATGAGACCTCTTTTATCAACCAAACTGTCAAGGAATTGCTAGATCAATACGGTATTAAATTTCATACTTCGAACGTCTATTACCTTCAGGGGAATGGACAGGCGGAAGCTACCAACGAAACATTGTTGACAATATTAAGTCAGACGGTGCATGATCATCACATAAGCTGGCATGAACAACTACCCCTTGCACTCTGGGCATACCACATTTCTAAAAGGATTTCAACTGGAGCCTCGCCTTATTCCTTGGTATATGGGGAGCACGCAATAGTACCAACAAAGATCGTTATTCCTCCAGCACGAGTAGCCATGGCTAGTCTCACCACTCCAAACGAGGTTAGACGATTTTCCCATTTTGATACTTTGGAGGAGCGAAGAGCTAAGGCCGAACGATTTGCAGACAAGTATAAGCAAAGGAAAACGAAATACTATAACCAGAAGGTAAAGTTACGGACCTTCTCGGAAAATGACATAGTCCTGAAGATTGCCCTGCACGTCCAAAGGGATGCAAAATCCGAGAAGTTTGCTGCAAATTAG